A genomic segment from Oxyura jamaicensis isolate SHBP4307 breed ruddy duck chromosome 6 unlocalized genomic scaffold, BPBGC_Ojam_1.0 oxy6_random_OJ106678, whole genome shotgun sequence encodes:
- the LOC118157564 gene encoding V-type immunoglobulin domain-containing suppressor of T-cell activation-like isoform X1, producing the protein MKFPAGATPAGAAVLSGAEMELVAPPLLLLALLALLASHGGTLALLVTAPYVRCVCPEGQNVTLSCRVSGPLADRHDLLYKTWYFSSAGDQSCSEKQHIRNLTERELHHEPGRHHGAAPNGTGRSPHGWQGGHRGVEFVPNHHGAFHIVVMNLTLQDSGNYCCYAMEVRREHGKPQTLQAAHGFVELQIQRGRGELQNCTFYTANSKDITAAALATGACIVGILCLPLILILIYKQRQAVSSRRAHELVRMESSSAQGIENPVFEALPAGSVEPRPRPQLSYLASRQPSESGRHLLSEPNTPLSPPGPGDCFFPTLDPVPDSPNSLKA; encoded by the exons ATGAAATTTCCTGCGGGCGCGACTCCGGCGGGCGCGGCGGTGCTGAGCGGCGCTGAGATGGAGCTGGTGGcaccgccgctgctgctgctggccctgctcgcCCTGCTGGCTTCCCACG GAGGGACGCTGGCGCTGCTGGTGACGGCGCCCTACGTGCGCTGCGTCTGCCCGGAGGGGCAGAACGTCACCCTGAGCTGCCGGGTGAGCGGGCCCCTGGCCGACCGCCACGACCTGCTCTACAAAACCTGGTACTTCAGCAGCGCCGGCGACCAGAGCTGCAGCGAGAAGCAGCACATCCGCAACCTGACCGAGAGGGAGCTGCACCACGAGCCCGGCCGGCACCACGGCGCGGCGCCCAACGGCACCGGCAGGTCCCCCCACGGGTGGCAGGGCGGCCACCGCGGCGTGGAGTTTGTCCCCAACCACCACGGGGCTTTCCACATCGTGGTGATGAACCTGACGCTGCAGGACAGCGGGAATTACTGCTGCTACGCCATGGAGGTGCGGCGGGAGCACGGCAAGCCCCAGACCCTGCAGGCGGCTCACGGCTTCGTGGAGCTGCAGATCCAGAGAG gcagaggagagcttCAAAACTGCACATTTTACACCGCCAACAGCAAAG ATATCACGGCTGCTGCGCTGGCGACGGGCGCCTGCATCGTGGGCATCCTCTGCCTGCCCCTCATCTTGATCCTGATTTACAAGCAGAGGCAAGCGGTCAGCAGCAGAC GTGCCCACGAGCTGGTCCGAATGGAGAG cagcagtgcccagggcATCGAGAACCCCGTCTTCGAGGCGCTCCCCGCGGGCAGCGtggagccccggccccggccccagctcTCCTACCTGGCCAGCCGGCAGCCCTCCGAATCCGGCCGGCACCTGCTGTCCGAGCCCAACACCCCCTTGTCCCCCCCGGGCCCCGGGGACTGCTTCTTCCCCACGCTGG ACCCTGTTCCCGACTCGCCGAATTCCTTGAAAGCCTAA
- the LOC118157564 gene encoding V-type immunoglobulin domain-containing suppressor of T-cell activation-like isoform X2, which yields MKFPAGATPAGAAVLSGAEMELVAPPLLLLALLALLASHGGTLALLVTAPYVRCVCPEGQNVTLSCRVSGPLADRHDLLYKTWYFSSAGDQSCSEKQHIRNLTERELHHEPGRHHGAAPNGTGRSPHGWQGGHRGVEFVPNHHGAFHIVVMNLTLQDSGNYCCYAMEVRREHGKPQTLQAAHGFVELQIQRGRGELQNCTFYTANSKDITAAALATGACIVGILCLPLILILIYKQRQAVSSRRAHELVRMESSAQGIENPVFEALPAGSVEPRPRPQLSYLASRQPSESGRHLLSEPNTPLSPPGPGDCFFPTLDPVPDSPNSLKA from the exons ATGAAATTTCCTGCGGGCGCGACTCCGGCGGGCGCGGCGGTGCTGAGCGGCGCTGAGATGGAGCTGGTGGcaccgccgctgctgctgctggccctgctcgcCCTGCTGGCTTCCCACG GAGGGACGCTGGCGCTGCTGGTGACGGCGCCCTACGTGCGCTGCGTCTGCCCGGAGGGGCAGAACGTCACCCTGAGCTGCCGGGTGAGCGGGCCCCTGGCCGACCGCCACGACCTGCTCTACAAAACCTGGTACTTCAGCAGCGCCGGCGACCAGAGCTGCAGCGAGAAGCAGCACATCCGCAACCTGACCGAGAGGGAGCTGCACCACGAGCCCGGCCGGCACCACGGCGCGGCGCCCAACGGCACCGGCAGGTCCCCCCACGGGTGGCAGGGCGGCCACCGCGGCGTGGAGTTTGTCCCCAACCACCACGGGGCTTTCCACATCGTGGTGATGAACCTGACGCTGCAGGACAGCGGGAATTACTGCTGCTACGCCATGGAGGTGCGGCGGGAGCACGGCAAGCCCCAGACCCTGCAGGCGGCTCACGGCTTCGTGGAGCTGCAGATCCAGAGAG gcagaggagagcttCAAAACTGCACATTTTACACCGCCAACAGCAAAG ATATCACGGCTGCTGCGCTGGCGACGGGCGCCTGCATCGTGGGCATCCTCTGCCTGCCCCTCATCTTGATCCTGATTTACAAGCAGAGGCAAGCGGTCAGCAGCAGAC GTGCCCACGAGCTGGTCCGAATGGAGAG cagtgcccagggcATCGAGAACCCCGTCTTCGAGGCGCTCCCCGCGGGCAGCGtggagccccggccccggccccagctcTCCTACCTGGCCAGCCGGCAGCCCTCCGAATCCGGCCGGCACCTGCTGTCCGAGCCCAACACCCCCTTGTCCCCCCCGGGCCCCGGGGACTGCTTCTTCCCCACGCTGG ACCCTGTTCCCGACTCGCCGAATTCCTTGAAAGCCTAA